A genomic window from bacterium includes:
- the aroC gene encoding chorismate synthase, which translates to MRLLTAGESHGPALTAILEGLPAHLPISQEKLQHQMKRRQLGYGRGARMKIETDQVEITAGLRFGKTLGSPISLLIRNRDFQNWEEIMNPWQEPSQAKRAVHRPRPGHADLAGGLKYGEQDLRNILERASARESAARTASGALCAQLLEHAGIQIASHVIRIGSVSLTNRNVGWDRIQNVQDSDLLRCTDPIIEQQMVDQVDSAQQNKETLGGEFEVVARNVPPGLGSHIQWDQKLDGRIAQAILSVPAVKAVSLGDAITQAASPGSQAHDEIYFEEGRGFFRKTNRAGGLEGGITNGEEIRVTGFMKPLSTLMKPLQSVDVVTKKAEEAVVERSDTCAVPAAGVVAEAMIAMVLADALLEKFPGDTLEELLAAMHYYRKYLSNY; encoded by the coding sequence CTGCGGCTACTGACGGCGGGAGAGAGTCATGGTCCCGCATTAACCGCAATTCTTGAAGGCTTGCCGGCCCACCTTCCGATTTCACAGGAAAAACTGCAACACCAGATGAAGCGCAGGCAACTGGGATATGGCCGTGGCGCGCGAATGAAGATTGAAACGGATCAAGTCGAAATCACCGCCGGTTTGCGCTTTGGCAAAACGTTGGGCTCACCCATCAGTTTGCTGATTCGTAACCGCGATTTTCAGAATTGGGAAGAGATCATGAATCCCTGGCAAGAGCCTTCTCAGGCCAAACGGGCGGTCCATCGTCCGCGCCCGGGCCATGCTGATCTCGCAGGTGGATTGAAATATGGCGAGCAGGATTTGCGGAATATTTTGGAGCGTGCAAGCGCGAGAGAATCGGCGGCCAGAACCGCCTCGGGAGCGCTCTGCGCGCAGCTGCTGGAACACGCGGGAATCCAAATCGCGAGTCATGTGATTCGAATCGGTTCGGTGTCGTTGACGAACAGGAACGTCGGATGGGACAGGATCCAAAATGTTCAGGACAGCGATTTGCTTCGCTGTACGGATCCCATCATCGAACAGCAAATGGTGGATCAGGTGGATTCCGCTCAACAGAACAAGGAGACGCTCGGCGGCGAATTTGAAGTCGTTGCGCGAAATGTTCCGCCGGGTCTAGGGTCGCATATTCAGTGGGATCAAAAGTTGGATGGCAGAATCGCACAGGCGATTTTATCGGTTCCAGCGGTCAAGGCTGTATCGCTCGGTGACGCCATCACTCAGGCAGCATCCCCCGGGAGTCAGGCTCACGATGAAATCTATTTTGAAGAGGGACGCGGTTTTTTCAGGAAGACCAATCGCGCGGGCGGATTGGAAGGTGGAATCACCAACGGAGAAGAGATCCGCGTGACCGGTTTTATGAAACCGCTTTCGACCTTGATGAAACCTTTGCAATCGGTCGATGTGGTGACGAAGAAGGCGGAAGAAGCGGTTGTGGAACGTTCCGATACCTGCGCCGTTCCGGCTGCAGGCGTGGTTGCCGAAGCCATGATTGCAATGGTCTTGGCTGATGCTCTGCTGGAAAAATTTCCCGGCGATACGTTGGAGGAGTTGCTGGCAGCAATGCATTACTATCGAAAATACCTATCGAATTACTGA
- a CDS encoding ketoacyl-ACP synthase III, producing MKAKITGLATYVPPRLLRNSDLEKLVDTNNEWILERTGIEERHVVDKGVATSDLAAEAIKKLLKEKELSPDDIDLVIVATVTPDMMFPSTACLVQHKIGATKMWGFDLSAACCGFVFALSAGAQFVHSGMHRRVLVVGADVMSSIINYSDRTTCVLFGDGAGVVLLEPCKEGEGIIDYLHEVDGSGGAHLNMPAGGSLHPTTHETVEKRMHFVHQQGQQVFKYAVKKMGEYSQKILEKNQIPFEKVDVFIAHQANLRIINATAERLGLSDDKVIRNIHKYGNTTAATIPLAMQDAIQDNKLKKDGMLLLAAVGAGYTVGAMVLRWAY from the coding sequence ATGAAGGCGAAAATCACCGGTCTGGCGACTTATGTTCCGCCGAGGTTGCTTCGCAATTCTGACCTGGAAAAGCTGGTTGATACAAACAACGAATGGATACTCGAACGCACCGGGATTGAAGAGAGGCATGTCGTCGACAAAGGTGTAGCCACCTCGGATCTTGCGGCAGAGGCGATCAAGAAACTGCTGAAAGAAAAGGAGTTATCACCGGATGATATTGATCTTGTGATTGTTGCCACGGTAACGCCGGATATGATGTTTCCTTCCACGGCTTGTCTCGTGCAACACAAGATTGGCGCGACGAAGATGTGGGGATTCGATCTGTCGGCAGCCTGTTGCGGTTTTGTTTTCGCACTTTCAGCAGGGGCTCAATTTGTGCACAGCGGAATGCACCGCCGCGTGCTGGTGGTAGGCGCCGATGTCATGTCGAGCATCATCAACTATTCGGACCGCACAACCTGCGTGCTTTTTGGCGATGGCGCCGGCGTTGTTTTGCTGGAACCCTGTAAAGAAGGGGAAGGGATTATCGACTACCTCCACGAAGTGGATGGTTCCGGCGGAGCCCACTTAAACATGCCGGCTGGTGGGAGCCTGCATCCAACGACTCACGAAACGGTTGAGAAAAGAATGCACTTTGTGCATCAGCAAGGGCAACAGGTTTTCAAATATGCCGTGAAAAAGATGGGGGAATATAGCCAGAAGATTCTGGAGAAGAATCAGATTCCCTTTGAGAAAGTGGACGTGTTCATCGCGCATCAAGCCAACTTGAGAATCATCAATGCGACTGCTGAAAGACTAGGGCTTTCCGATGATAAAGTGATTCGCAACATCCATAAGTACGGAAACACAACCGCAGCAACGATTCCACTCGCCATGCAGGATGCTATTCAAGACAACAAGCTAAAAAAGGACGGCATGCTTCTGCTGGCTGCAGTGGGCGCCGGATATACGGTAGGCGCTATGGTTTTGCGTTGGGCGTATTAG
- a CDS encoding S8 family peptidase, whose amino-acid sequence MESVIITMMRKSLALLLLLFPFAVTAQEIVSDPTFEYSAPAADSGELLVDFENDEAFSRINEILSILGLDNSEYSWLSREEKWLKVFNFATFSNNFQRYNEVDAVEPNYYATALYVPNDPYYKHQWHLDIIGMKEAWDFPRGSDVIVAVIDTGVAFEKHGSRFRVEDLGETQFAKPHNFISGDEHASDDHGHGTHVAGTIAQLTNNKVGVAGVAPNVKIMPLKVLNSRGFGTYGDIAAAIRYAADNGAKVINMSLGGPFPSFVLHKAIKYAKEKGVTIVCAAGNSGRSGLSYPAKYSECISVSAVRFDRTLSWYSSYGKGLTIAAPGGDMNVDQNGDGLMDGVLQNTLNPQDPTKQGYFLFQGTSMATPHVAAAAALLVSHGIQDPDKVREYLESSATKVQGGSSEKYGAGVLNVNAALRSAFSFRKVKIFSVALLLFLLLIALINRGRSSTEKVRLGFGSVLGLLLGATGLFFLGKWLPSFLSTSILEWPAFFGAGANPLFWSVLPVLLISLIAYPWKRSIGLAVGFASGAAAFLIVQAASPVAGLSWIPGSILEAAWLLFNGLLCLAVASITSFRLR is encoded by the coding sequence ATGGAAAGCGTTATTATTACTATGATGCGAAAGTCGCTTGCCTTGCTTTTGCTCCTGTTTCCCTTCGCTGTAACCGCTCAGGAGATTGTCAGCGATCCCACCTTTGAATATTCCGCGCCCGCAGCGGACAGCGGGGAACTCCTTGTCGATTTCGAGAATGACGAGGCCTTCTCAAGAATCAATGAAATTCTTTCCATTCTTGGTTTAGATAACAGCGAGTACTCCTGGCTCTCGAGGGAAGAAAAATGGTTGAAAGTGTTTAACTTTGCCACATTCAGCAACAATTTTCAAAGATATAACGAGGTAGATGCCGTCGAGCCTAACTATTACGCCACAGCCCTTTACGTCCCCAACGATCCTTACTACAAACATCAGTGGCACCTTGACATCATTGGGATGAAGGAAGCATGGGATTTTCCGCGTGGCAGCGATGTTATTGTTGCCGTGATCGATACAGGAGTCGCGTTCGAAAAGCATGGATCGCGTTTTCGCGTGGAGGATCTGGGCGAAACGCAATTCGCAAAACCACACAATTTCATATCAGGCGATGAACATGCCAGCGATGATCATGGTCACGGGACTCATGTTGCAGGGACAATCGCGCAGCTGACAAACAACAAAGTCGGAGTTGCAGGAGTCGCCCCGAACGTAAAAATCATGCCGCTGAAGGTTTTGAATTCCCGCGGCTTTGGAACTTACGGGGATATCGCGGCCGCTATTCGTTACGCTGCCGACAATGGAGCAAAGGTTATTAACATGAGTCTCGGTGGGCCGTTCCCCAGCTTCGTTTTGCATAAGGCCATTAAATATGCAAAAGAAAAAGGAGTGACGATCGTTTGCGCTGCGGGAAATAGTGGCCGATCCGGTTTGAGTTACCCTGCGAAATATTCGGAATGCATATCGGTCTCGGCGGTCCGCTTTGATCGCACCCTGAGCTGGTACTCCAGCTACGGCAAAGGCTTGACGATTGCCGCTCCAGGCGGCGATATGAACGTCGACCAGAACGGGGATGGTTTGATGGACGGCGTTTTGCAAAACACTTTGAATCCGCAGGATCCCACGAAACAGGGCTACTTCTTGTTCCAGGGAACGTCGATGGCAACTCCGCATGTCGCTGCAGCGGCTGCGCTTCTTGTTTCCCATGGTATTCAGGATCCAGATAAAGTTCGGGAATACCTTGAGTCTTCTGCGACAAAAGTGCAGGGTGGTTCCTCCGAAAAATATGGTGCCGGCGTCCTGAATGTGAACGCCGCACTCCGTTCAGCCTTCTCTTTTAGGAAAGTTAAAATCTTCTCCGTAGCGCTCCTGCTATTCTTGCTTTTGATCGCTCTTATAAATCGTGGACGTAGTTCTACGGAAAAGGTGCGGCTTGGTTTCGGTTCCGTTCTGGGATTGCTCCTGGGCGCCACGGGCCTCTTTTTCCTGGGCAAATGGCTCCCTTCCTTCTTATCGACTTCAATTTTGGAATGGCCGGCTTTCTTTGGCGCTGGAGCGAATCCTCTTTTCTGGAGCGTTTTACCGGTATTGCTGATTTCACTGATCGCCTATCCATGGAAACGGAGCATCGGTCTTGCAGTGGGCTTTGCTTCGGGGGCCGCAGCGTTTCTGATCGTGCAAGCCGCCTCACCCGTTGCAGGTTTAAGCTGGATTCCCGGTTCCATCCTGGAAGCGGCGTGGCTTCTTTTTAACGGACTGCTTTGCCTCGCTGTGGCATCGATTACTTCCTTCCGCTTGCGTTAA